The following proteins are co-located in the Triticum aestivum cultivar Chinese Spring chromosome 1A, IWGSC CS RefSeq v2.1, whole genome shotgun sequence genome:
- the LOC123046070 gene encoding protein RETICULATA-RELATED 4, chloroplastic: MMKQGTAAASGAFTGGGDVRAGAGERKISSLPAYLATAVEGCHITGDIVRRFAEMELSPLLRWLLGFRGSRERLLTDDLFIAKLAMEMGVSMIAKTAAEYEKRRENFVKEIDIVIADVGGVVIQGMDFSFRLWSCFSQGDGDSKGGAQDVADGFNNAFGNDEVELDDGLEKKVCQRYAC; encoded by the exons ATGATGAAAcaggggacggcggcggcgagtggGGCGTTTACCGGGGGAGGCGATGTTCGTGCTGGCGCAGGCGAGAGGAAGATCTCCAGCCTACCGGCGTACCTCGCCACGGCCGTGGAGGGCTGCCACATCACGGGCGACATCGTGCGGCGCTTCGCGGAGATGGAGCTCTCGCCGCTGCTCCGTTGGCTGCTGGGCTTCAGAGGGTCCAGGGAGCGCCTCCTCACCGACGACCTCTTCATCGCCAAGCTCGCCATGGAGATGGGCGTCAGCATGATCGCCAAG ACCGCTGCCGAGTACGAGAAGAGACGGGAGAACTTCGTCAAAGAAATTGACATCGTCATCGCTGATGTG GGTGGGGTCGTCATTCAAGGGATGGACTTTTCCTTCAGGTTATGGTCTTGTTTCTCTCAAGGAGATGGTGATAGCAAGGGGGGAGCGCAAGATGTTGCTGATGGATTCAACAATGCTTTTGGCAACGAT GAAGTTGAACTTGATGACGGACTAGAGAAGAAAGTATGTCAGAGATATGCATGTTAG